The following DNA comes from Epinephelus lanceolatus isolate andai-2023 chromosome 1, ASM4190304v1, whole genome shotgun sequence.
ATCCATGTCCATGTCCTGCAGTAATCATGCATACATTTAAAACTATCAAAACCAAAGTGTACATACACctacaacatttttttgtaagACTAAAGAAAGGCAATATTTACAGTAAAAGTTTCAGTTAGTTACatacctttgaccaccaaattctgatcagtttattcttcagtccaagtggacgtttgtatcagaatgtgaagaaattccctttaggtgttcttgagatattttgttcacgagaatgagatgaatTCAAGTTCACgttgactttgacctttgactgccgaaatctgatcagtttattgttgagtccaaatgaGAGATCGCTGATGCAGAGGCATAAGAAGTTTTGTATTTTGTCCATTGTTATTAAGGTTAGGTTTTTCCATTTAATTAGTAGACTACTTGTTACCAAGCAtgttaaaatgcaaaacagAAGACTTGTTTGAAATGCGAAAAGAAGGAAAAGACACCCTACAGCACCTCCCAGAGTTCAGACTCTGAAACTGAGGAAAAAGGGGCTTTCTATCAGGatgcttgtgtctgtgtctctggtCCTATTGATCCCTCTAAGATATGTGAGGTTAAGGCTTTAGTTAATTCATTTCTAATAATATAAATCCTTTTGTAATCCTGCACATGTATACATATACAAgaatacacagacacaaacagacatgcTTTAAGTTAAGattaaagcacacacacatttcagttGTCATTTACATCATGTCTTACATCTGTCTGATAGCTGTCCTTTGCCTTTCTTCGACAGAGCGGGTTGAGTGAGTACTGCTTTGTGCCTTTCGCAGCGATCTGCCTGTTTTCTGCGCTGTACATCGGCCTGTTTCTGCCTGAGACCAAGGGGAAATCTCTGTCGGCCATCACAAGTGAATTCCACAAGCTCAACTTCAAAGGCCAGGACGAAAAGCAAACTAAAGCTCAGTATCAGCTGGGTGAAGTGTGTCATTCCACAGCCTTGTAGACAGACTTTTTATCCTGAAACGCACACGGTCATATCCGCTGTACGCCTCACTCTGACCTGATCTGCTTGAGCTGGAAGACGGCCTGTACGTGGCAGTGTCACTTTAACAGCACTGGAAGAAACTTGGATCTATTTTTACTCCTTTATCTTGAGTTTGTTTTACCTTTTACATCTTCACTTAAGTTTTGCTATGTGATAATCATGAGACAAAACTAATTAAGTCTGCTGTATACTGGCAGTGGATGAGTCAGCTGCTACCTCTGAAAACACATAAAGATGTATCTAGGTATAAAAAACCCACTTCAGCCTAGCAAATGAAcagtaatacattttattaagatttTATAATTTTATCTCTATTTCTTAGAATAAAGTTGTCATCGATGTTACCAGCGTTTTTAACAACATGTCCTTGCTGTATCCTCTCATTTGGGAGGTGAAAGGTCAGAGGAAGCTGCACAGCAGGCCTCCCAATTAAATGACCAACAGAGTACTGAGGTCTTTGCTGTGTGGCAGATGATGGACCAAATCAAAGAGAATgtattaaagctggggtaggtaGAAATctgtaaaaagcaaaaaaaaaaaaaaaaactctttccCGTCTCTGTCATAAGCCCCTCTCACCAGACGACCAAGGACAGATGCATAGGCTTCACACAGTGACCCAGAGTTTCCCatgcattgatttatttaagctTAATTTATTGTAGAGCTGCGTTCAGCACATTCGCCCAGCCCTTCCTcactctgttgtttttctttgctactcagaccacagagagacaagaATCAGCTAACTAGCCACCCCAACGTCCCTTTGCCTCATTCTCTGCCCCTGTTGACTGCTTCCCCTGGAGGAGAGCCGGGTGATGGACTAGCGCAAATCCCCAGTGCTGTTTGTCAAAGCAGGGTGGCACAGAGTCGGGGCTGTCTGGTTCCCTGGGACTGGGGGTTATGCTGACTAAAAATTGAGTTGCTGCGGCTGCTCGATGGGGgtctgtctccagagctgctgcctgctctcctcccgacaaggtggtctgtagcagcGGGGAGTGAGGttggaggacacactgtgattcaaggctctAGCTAATGTAACTAAATAAATGTGAACATAAAGCTGCAGCCATGAGCCtcaggctgctttcagacctagagtttgcTTGGTTTcatccgaatcagggactaatgttGTTACAGaattgcataattgcctagagttggttcgtgttctcacggcagcatttacaagcagaccagatcaaatgcctcgcgcgagaaagctgctcttgactggtcagaatttccatgtgggaaaaatctaGGAAGttaacaaaacgttgaagaagagtacagttaagataaatgtgacactttctaatgtcacaatggagggacaactatgcaggTTGGTTTTGGCGCTGGTCATTGtgtactatattgctgtcattgttcattttagtcaaaccatacagtttgaaaacgaggcgtggctccaactagaaaacaatgttttgatgcattggatgtgctgaatgtgcatattaaggcagtacaggaggaggtgcacattaataatcctccaggactgtaacatgctcatgtttaacccaaacaatatgtcacgtgactgcagttggttcagatcgaggcctctttctgaaatgacctgtgattggcctaagtctcccatcacagcctAGATTTTCCAAagtctgaaaacagagccaagaggaagagcagaagtctagttttttctcagtccacttgaattaTAATATACTCAAAGTTTATTAAGGGATTTCTGCCCCGTGAcgccaaaattaaactgcctaccaCATCTTTAAGATAAAAAGTCTTAATTTGCACCTTATTAAATataaactgtgtgtgtcagtgtgcacACCAgtcattaaaagaaaagataCCGTGACGATGAGCATTTTTGCATTAAATGACTGAATCTGCAGTTGTTACATGAGTGGAATATGTGAAGCTGTTTATGTTGAATAGTAATGTCTTTGTTTGAATGATCTAACTCTGAGCCAATAAAAGTATCTTATGTTAACATTGATTTTCATTTGTGATTCTTCAATGTGATCAGCAACAGGTGCCTTTCATAcgtaaaacagaaataaaatggtctgCTTTCCTCTCAGACTGCAAATGTAAAGCACTTTAGACAGTTATGCACATTTGACACAACCATGTTCTTGTGGAGAAGTTTTACAGCCACAAACTAAATTCACAATTGCACAGAGATGTTTGATAAATTGTCTCATTACAAATCAGAGCAAACCAGATAAAGAGGAGTCTTCCTGATTTTCCCAATCACTATGACGACATTGAGCTTATCAAACCTTAAGCAGCTACAGGAAACATCATGTaacttttagtttgttttttttaataaccagATGAGTTGTACTTCCCTCAATGAGTAAACTGATCTCCACACATAAAACAGTGGAGATGCCTTAATGCGTACATGTACTGCAATCACAGAACTACTAATGATGTACAATGTACGAGCCTCACGTGAGCTCAAATATGCTGCAAATAATCCTCTCATCTCCACACGTgtcgtgtgttttttttaacgaTACCTCCCTCTCTTAATATCTAACTTGGTAGACAGGACACACATGCAGGACTTCCTCTGAACAATCATGGGAATCAACCAGATAGACCAGGTTGGATCTAGCGCAGCGTCTGGTTATAATCATCAAGCAGGTCAAAACATGATGAATCCTGCTCTAACGACATGAATGGGAAGCTAAAGTCTAATAATGAGTAACTGTGTCACTTCATCTTTTATGTAAGCTGCTCATCTcctgctcctgcagccagcaTCCAGGGAGCCAGCACGAAAATATGGACAGTTCATCAGGAAAGGTGAGTGAACACTTTCATTACAGCGTGTTTGTGGAAGAAGATTCTCTTTACCTGTGATCCAGAGTATTTCTCAGTACTTGCAAAGCAGTTTGTATTTAGAGAGCACATTTCAGTACAAGTATGGAAGCAAGAAATGGCTGGCACATGCATGCAGTTCTTTACTTAAGTGTCAGttctgcaaaataaaaatgcttcATCACATATTTTGCTGAAGTTAAAGTAGCTAAGATACTAACAAGATTACTCAAAGTGTCAGAAGTAGAAAAACAGGCCCTGTGATTGTGTATTACACTGTATATCATATTACTAATAAGATTTGACTGTTGTAAGTGTTCAGTCTGGAGCTAATCTCATGaagcatcatattttataatgTCATGATATGATTTACATGTTCAGTTAAACAAACAATGACGTTACTGTACAATATCTGACTTCCACTTTACATTTCAGCTGCAGTACTGGAGGCTGTATCTGCTGTCGCTGGTGTTGGGAATAGGGGGGGCATTTCAGTATGGGATTCAAGTGTCTGTCATTGCTTCTCCGGCAGTGGTAAGATTTCTGTCAGTAAAATGCAAAGAGTGCATTAAAAGTGAAGGTTTGGTGTGTGAACTGGATCAAAACCCTCTCACTTTACACGGTTTATTTGCCTTCTTCACTCCTCCCTGTGGCGTGTGCACACAGTCAGTGTCAGTGAAGACATCATGTCTTATTTTCTCCCCTTCAGAAGAAGCCACATGCTGTTGCTCTTCCAACAGACCTGAGCAAGAACATTTAACACAGTCAATATTACGCCTTAATATTGTGTCAAATTCCTGTTTTGTTGTAGCCACACAACACCAAAGTTGTGTTTCTTATTAATGTAAATGTAAGGTAGAATTTTCTGTCAGTAAACGTTGAGAGCATGCCATCTTTTACAGCAATTCAAAGTTTAATTATAGTGCTGAGATTCTCACTTGAACCATATATATTGTTTTATAGGGTGACATGTGACacttattagtagtagtagaagtgggtagtatttttattactttatgaGTGTGTAATGAAAACCACGaaacaagaaaaacatcagTAATAGCAGAAGCTGgccaaatatatttttatttttgttgttgttgtttgttgtatgttttgctGTGTGTCAAGGCCATAAGTTACAGTTACAGGATAATGATGAACTCTAAAATATAGTGTATCAGTAGCATAAAAAGAGAAGAGTCACAAGATCAGGAAACTGGATGAAAAATACTAAattaatacatgtgtttttcactgttgCACATTTTCTAATTAAATTAGAGAGTCTAAATCACCATCGCTCAGTCACAACTTACTGATTTCACAGCTGACATCAATGAGTGTCTGAAGATAACTTTAATATGTCCCTTGACCTCTCCGGCCTTTCTGCAGCACGTTCAGAGTTTTGTGAACGACACCTGGTTGTCTAGGTACGGCGCTCCAGTGGAGGATTCCACCAACCAGCTCATCTGGTCCTTCATCGTGGCTGTGCTGAGTCTTGGAGCCTGGGCCGGGGCCATTCACAGCGGCAGCCTTCCTGTCACTTACGGCCGgtgggacacagacacacacacacacacacacacacacacattgtggtTATACATTCATAAAAGCCATGTCTTGGGTTAGATATGGTTGTTAATTGATAGTAAACACTCAACAATTACATGCTGACATGACATGTCTTGTTTTCAAACCACTCACCTTCAGTGAACCTTTCGTGCAATGTGCTGACCAGATCCAAGAGACTACTTCCTGCtacaaaatttgaaaatacaattaTTTAAAGAATTAAAAGCTAATTTTTACTAGCGGCAAACGGCTTAAAACCAGTAACACAAATGTACTCAGCAGAAAAACTGAATATCCAACTCCTtggagggtcttttagtacaaaacacacaaaagtttTAGACACTGAACATGACTTTTCTTTAGGGTGAccaaaacattactatttaattaaattaactgAAAAGCTACGTCTCTaatctgtgaatctggggtcacacccaggcccccaggaaagcCTTGTAGTCAAATTTTCCCAGTGACCACTCGCAgtgttgcagcaaaaaaatcccctgcagcccaaaaagcattctccccatagaccaccactgCAAAAGAGATGCCTGTAAAACTGATGACTggacaccttgaactgcaaacaaggttaATTTATAACTCTGcttattatgaatttttgatccatggagattttgtatttgtaaaactttcctcaagctgagagagttttttttaaatatctgtgacatcatcacaatgtgaaGTCTGTGAGCCAAATGGGAACTCTaggggagaaacactactgtgcatattcagtgggctgcagGCCGTGGAAGAAAAACAGGAagctagaaaacttttttcGGCATATGCACCAGGCAAGCAGTTCTATTGGACTGAATGGGCGTCATCTTACGGTCCTGTATCTAGTCTACATCAATAGTAACACTGTGGTTATGTTACATAGCCAACAGTGTCGCTGTGGTAGGAACTTGTCAACAGATGGCACCACCTTTGCCGGTGGCTTAATCTGTCATCCTTGGAGGGTGCCACTTGGAACAAACATGAGAGTCAGTCTTTTCAGAgactaattttttttatatatatactttattaatccccctgaggggaaattaaattttttcactctttttgtcattaacacacaggtctgaaagacatacatgcacaaacaggacctttaCATGCACAaggtggagagatgtcagagtgagagggctgccttggtcaggcgccccgagctgttggggggttcggtggtGCCCAGGcagtgaactggcacctctccagctaccagtccacgctccatatttggtctggacaggGACTCAAACGGGCGATCCCCAACCCAACCCAGggccctatggactgagctactgctgccccaagACTATGTCTGTTCTTTTAATAGAAGTAGATGTtgcattttctttgtttcctttgCAGGAAAAAAGCTCTCTTGATCAACAACGTTGTGGCGTTTGTCGCTGCTCTTCTCATGATCTTCAGCCGCATGGCCAAGTCTTTTGAGATGATCTTGCTGGGAAGATTTCTTTATGGATATAACGTTGGTACATGCTGATAAAGTGTAGTATGcaccttttctttttgtttttgtcagtgttcTTTTTCGATCCTCTTCAGCTTGTCTTGCTCCACAGGTCTCGGCTTGAGTGTTCACCTCATGTACCTCGGTGAGAGCTCTCCAAAGAACCTCAGAGGTTTCCTGACTCTCACAAGCTCAATCTTTATTGCATTTGGAAAAATAACGGGTCAGATAATTGGCATCAAGTAAGAACTGTGTGTTGGCACTGTCATAtttctaacaaaaaaaaaaatcaggacaagttagacagaaaaaaagcaatttaCCCGCTTACTTATTAAGGAGGCCAAGCCAAGTTACGAGTTAAGCATTTACAGTTGTTCTTTCCTGACACCATCAAATACATGTTCCAGACCAGAGTAACATGTAAACATCTTAGTAATTAGTCAGGATGTGCATCACATAATGATGTATAAACCCATCCTAACAGACTCTCTTGTTTTACACAGGGAGATGATGGGTACAGAAGACATGTGGCCGTATCTCTTAGCTACCAGTGGTGTTCCTGCCATCCTGCAGTTTGTGATGCTGCTTTTCTTCCCCGAGGCACCTCGACACCTTTACATTGACAAAGGAGACATTGGAGGCAGCAAAAAAGGTGAGTGGACCAATGGTGCTGCCAGGAGGTAGCCAGGGGGTCAAGAACAATCGCCAAACTCTCATGTGCAATGCCGCTGCCACCTGCACATATGATCAATTAGTTTTGCATCCTGACCCACCCACCAACACAAAATCAGCAGCCCAACCCGAAACCACAAGTCCATCATGTTTAAAGTGATCATTTTGGGACATTTCATACATGTGAAACTAagatattatatttttaaactaAGGTTAACCAGGGAACACAAGTTAAATGAATACTTTTTGTTTATTCTCGTCATATTGAGCTGCACATCTCTCTTGTTGTGCCTGTTACTAACACACCTGACAGAAGCAGCAccgcattggcttcacttttttaGCCTCATGGTTGCTGCttgataaaaacaaatggtGGCCTGGATGAGTGTTGGTTCTAATAATGCCTTGTGCATCTAACTCTTCCCACAGTTTTTACCATACATCTCATTCAGTTATGGCTGATTTACTCCCTGTTACTTTAAGCTTTACAGTTTTGGAGCCAGGTTATCAAACCACAGGATTAAACCTCCAGTTTGATCCAGGATGTGTATGTCCATGTGTTTAAAAGCCTTGCAGTGGCTGTGGCAGGAGGACAATGTAAAGCAGGAGCTGGACGACATGCAGCAGGAGAGAGACAGCACCCAGGGAGAGAAGGCCAAGACTGTGAGGGACGTGCTCTGCTCCCGCTGTGTTCGATGGCAGCTACTGACCCTTATGATCCCATGTGCTGGGATTCAGTTCTGTGGCATCAACGCTGTATGCTCATCTCAGCTTTAACTTTAATAATATATATGACATGATCCATTTTTAGCAGCTGCGTTCTGTGTCATGGCCTCTAATatttcattctctctctcagCTGTATTTTTACGCCTTTGACATCTTCAGTGAATCAGGAGTGCCAGAGGAGCAGATGCATTACTTGGCTATTGGTTTTGGAGCAACAGAGCTCATCACCGTGTCACTGTGTGTAAGTATCTCCTCTGTACAGAAGCTCCGAGAGGcaagtgaggaaaaaaaatctggtgaTCCATTTTCTAAGTCGAATCTGAAGTGTTTTCCCTCCTGTGTTTATGACTTAAGAGCGGGTGAAATAAAGGTTTTGTCAGGATAATCTttcctatttttattatctttACCTACCTGATTGTAAAGACAGTGACTGACGGGAGAGAGACTCCCGTGCACATGGCATCTTCCCTGTCAGGTGAGGAGACTTTATTCAACCTGTGTGTCGTGTGTCAGTCTTTCCTAATAGATCGTGCTGGCAGAAAGAAGCTGATGGGCTATGGCTATCTACTGATGGGTGTCACAATGATAGTACTTACTGTCACACTGTCCATCAAGGTAAATACAGTTCAACAGTGCACCCTTCTCCCTCCCTGTGTGGtagagcagtgtttcccaaccatttctttaaagggacagttcacacaaaagtcaaaaacatatttttgcttctccctgtagtgctatttattaatctagattgatTTGTgtcggctcagccacctccatgtcaAGAACAgtgtccagacaactcataTGCTCTGAATTTCACATACAGCCCCTTttagttttatatatatatatatatatatatatatatatatatataatatataaattatatatataattaatgtttctctttttgtgcAGAATCTGACCTCATGGATCCCATATGTGAACATCAGCCTGATCTTTTGCATCATCTGCATTTTTGGACTTGGACCTTGTGAGTTTTCTGTTGCTTGTTCACCTCACACGTAAAACACTTCccctttatttttattaaacatCTTAAATCTTCTCTAAGCTGGAGTGTCCATGGCTCTTCCTGCTGACCTCTTCCTACAAGCCTGGCGTCCTTCTGCTTTTGTGATCAGTGGGTCCATTAACTGGCTCTGCATGTTCCTTGTTGGGATGTTGTTTGGCTACATTGTGGTGAGATATCTGCTGTGTGTCTACCGTACTTTAAATCTCTATCCTTACATTATGTCAACTACTTAATTATTCAAcactctgtgtttatgtgtattcCTGCAGGACGGACTCGGGCAGTTCTGCTTCCTGATCTTTGTGGCCTACTCCATTTCCAGTGCGGCATTTCTGTTATATTTTGTCCCAGAGACCAAAGGAAAGACAATGGTCGAGATTATGGAGGACTTCAACAAACTGAATTACAAGAACAAGGGCATTGACACTGACAGGTCTGACATTGATCTTGGAACTaaattttaacattaaaaatatatacagtacacatcATTTATCACCTGTGACATTTTTTGCAACTGAAACTGTATTTCAAGACACGATCATGCGATTTATTGTTTCATTCAATGTAATCATAAATGAGTGTTACCTGTTAGAATGACCATCTACCAGATTATTAGGAACACTGAAACCAgatcatatacacacacacagtgctgacgGTAAGAATGTGAAGTCTGTAAATATATTAACatggaaaataaaacatttgtaaacTGTGTTGGAAAACTGTCTCTTGTTTCGTACACCGCTcacaaaaaattaataatatgGGAACCCTCTTTGGAAAacaaactctttttttattgtttttttttttaaattttatttcatcATGAATAACTTATTATAATTGTGATTGTTGTTTGCATTTTCtagtctttaaaatgtctgacaTAATACATAACAATAAGCTGTGTGCTTTCGATATTCTTCTGGATGAGAACACAGTTGCTCCCCAGTTCTTATAAGGTATTTGAAAATTAATAAAGATATTACTGGAAATACTGCAGTAGCCACTGTGACTGTCGTACTATTATATTATATCACTAGATAATTATGACTCATGCATTAACATAAAGCAGGATGAAGCAGTATTTTGGTGTTTTGGCCCCGCTGGACCTTTGCAAAGAGTATTCTGATTACTCCCGAGTGACAGAAACATTAGCATAACTAATAACttgtgaagctgagcaagaAGAGTGTGCAGCGTCTTCTCTTCAAGAAAAGCGGCTGTGAAATATGTGAAGATTTTAGGTACAAATTTTCCCCAAAAAGCCTGCAAAATCTTGGGGCCATAtccacaaacattctgagagtaCTTTCATAgggctcctaacttagcctaaaaaatTTTGTAAGGATCTTAGCTttggagtgatttaggaaagttcttaGATCAACTCTTAGCAAGGAAGGGAGAGACATTTGTaccattgttagtgtgatcactctgctgatggaaggtttagactgactcaagtcatcactgctgcactgttaaATTTTCccagtttttcaaatatcttagtgttgtgatcattttatttttggtgttcTAGTCtgatctgtagcatttcatttactcactgtgaTCCAGCAtgtggagaatatttctccgacctctttgtgtttccaccattttctcctctgcataagaaactcttaagcctctcaaaagtcctcctccctgctccgaACACTTTTttaccttaggagctcttttaaggtccaAGACGCTCTGTGAATaatttatctttacaaggacctagtctgaaatttaaggggaaattctaagaccTATGTACTTCACATTTCACCACTGGGAGCAGGGTGGTTGTCGAAAATCCTTCCATGTCCAGGACAGGTCTTAACAGATTGACTGTTTCATTATATACTTGTAATAACTACACAAGAAAAGTTATGAGCTTTTTCAATTGCAATTTATTTGTTGCTCATCTCTGTACCAACAAGAGAGATGAGACTCAATAACAgagtacaaaaacaaatatctatAGAAAAGTATGCTTATATTGAAATATGTCCAAAGACGttataacaaaacatgtagctcacaTGTCTTAAGAGCAATCTTGTTGAGTACGATGATAAAATACCAAGTTAACATATTGtacatttttctgtgtgtgttttttatacaAAAGTGTCAATGCAAGTCACTCTGTACAATTCTTAACCTTTAGAAAAGAGGACCTTTTTTAATCCACTGCTGTGCACAATCAGTATTTGGAAGGCACTTTGCAACAGACCAAAagcagaaagcaaaaaaaaacaaaaacaaaaaaaaaaacatttaggcCTAAATACtcaacaaaaacaccttgagTACCGACACGAGTGAAACAAAAATCATACATCTCAGTGAGGAACGAACGCAACATTATTTCCTTACAGCATCTTCCACTTCTTCTTAAACAATCAGGAACAGAAACAACCCTTATCACCTGTTAAGGAGTAAATACTAGTGCAGAGTGGAtcaaaaaaggaggaaaacttGGTCAGAGACGTGAGTCGTGCAGCTGGCAGTGTGAGCGCTACCAGAGCAGAGTGACAGTACGGCGAACAGTCAAACTAAAACTGCCACCAACCAGTGATCGACATTCAGTACCCAGCTCAGCTCAGCATGCCCGAACATGCAGTTTACACTTTCAATCAAATGGCCATAACTTAACATCCCTCCACATGatggacaagaaaaaaaaatctaaatatgtaCAGGACCACCACTGACAAACACTGATCATATTGGTTGgttcatatatatttatatatatatttatagaaTGTGTATATGAATGGTATATACACTTGTTACAATCACAACATAACCATAAATAATATAGGAATGTACTGAATTAACAGACTAGAGCACTCACAAATAATAATTAAACAGAAAGCAGGAAACACAGATCAAACACAAAAAcgcacacatacgcacacacacactcacacaaatggCACACGTGTACACTTTCTTTTAACAGAGAccatcaccacacacacacactgctagcCCCTTCACTGTTGGACTGGGTTTGACTTGAGA
Coding sequences within:
- the LOC117256786 gene encoding solute carrier family 2, facilitated glucose transporter member 5-like isoform X2 is translated as MDSSSGKLQYWRLYLLSLVLGIGGAFQYGIQVSVIASPAVHVQSFVNDTWLSRYGAPVEDSTNQLIWSFIVAVLSLGAWAGAIHSGSLPVTYGREMMGTEDMWPYLLATSGVPAILQFVMLLFFPEAPRHLYIDKGDIGGSKKALQWLWQEDNVKQELDDMQQERDSTQGEKAKTVRDVLCSRCVRWQLLTLMIPCAGIQFCGINALYFYAFDIFSESGVPEEQMHYLAIGFGATELITVSLCSFLIDRAGRKKLMGYGYLLMGVTMIVLTVTLSIKNLTSWIPYVNISLIFCIICIFGLGPSGVSMALPADLFLQAWRPSAFVISGSINWLCMFLVGMLFGYIVDGLGQFCFLIFVAYSISSAAFLLYFVPETKGKTMVEIMEDFNKLNYKNKGIDTDRSDIDLGTKF
- the LOC117256786 gene encoding solute carrier family 2, facilitated glucose transporter member 11-like isoform X1; its protein translation is MDSSSGKLQYWRLYLLSLVLGIGGAFQYGIQVSVIASPAVHVQSFVNDTWLSRYGAPVEDSTNQLIWSFIVAVLSLGAWAGAIHSGSLPVTYGRKKALLINNVVAFVAALLMIFSRMAKSFEMILLGRFLYGYNVGLGLSVHLMYLGESSPKNLRGFLTLTSSIFIAFGKITGQIIGIKEMMGTEDMWPYLLATSGVPAILQFVMLLFFPEAPRHLYIDKGDIGGSKKALQWLWQEDNVKQELDDMQQERDSTQGEKAKTVRDVLCSRCVRWQLLTLMIPCAGIQFCGINALYFYAFDIFSESGVPEEQMHYLAIGFGATELITVSLCSFLIDRAGRKKLMGYGYLLMGVTMIVLTVTLSIKNLTSWIPYVNISLIFCIICIFGLGPSGVSMALPADLFLQAWRPSAFVISGSINWLCMFLVGMLFGYIVDGLGQFCFLIFVAYSISSAAFLLYFVPETKGKTMVEIMEDFNKLNYKNKGIDTDRSDIDLGTKF